The nucleotide sequence CGTGGGTTTCTTTGGCGGTGTAAAACGGGACCAGTGCAACACGCCCCTGCACGATGGGCTGCAGGGTGGCCTCGATCTCTGGGTAAAGTTTCAGGTATTCGGATGTGTGGTATCTGCGTGTGGGATGGTTCTTGAGTGCATTGCCGCCCATGTTGCACCTCCTTTGTGGTGTCTTCCATTGTGCAGGACAAAAAAAAGAATTGCATGGTTCAGGTGGCGTAAGCCAGGGTCCATGCAGCGTCCCTGTTCGGGCAATGCGAACAGAGAGAGCCGTCAGCCCTCAGCGGTCAGCCCTCAGCGGTCAGCCCTCAGGCAGAAGGAAAGTCTTCCTCAAATCCCTTGAGATTGCCAAGTCTGAGTGAGCTTTGTCTTTTGGTGGCTTTGTCTTTCTGCTTGCCAAAGCAAAAGCCTCTGGGTGCGCTTTTCGCTGAAAGCTGACGGCTGATCGCTGAACGCTTTTCCAGGTGACCTGCCAAAAGTCGGACTTTGCGCCAACCTTGCCCTGCAACAAACCCGATCGGTGCTATAGTAAAAACAGCAGTGCAGGAAGCTTTTTCCCCTGCAAAACGAATTTCAAGGGTCACCCGTGCCAAATCCTTCATCGATCACACTAGAAGACATTGCCAGAGTGGCTGGGGTTTCCCCGATGACCGTTTCCAGAGTGCTGAACGGCAAATCCGGTGTGGCTGCAGCCACCCGCCAGAAAGTCATGGCTGCGGTGCAGGCCTCGGGTTATGTCCCGAATTTGAATGCGCGGGCTCTGGCCGGAAACCAGACCCGTGTGCTGGGCATGCTGGTCCCGGATTTTTCCACGCAGTACATTTCCGAACTGGCCCGAGGGGCCGGACATGCAGCCAATCAGGCAGGTTATGAACTGGTGCTCTACACCCATTCCCATGCACAGCAGAAAGCCTCCACACACGTCACCCTGATCACCAGAGGGTTGCTGGATGGCCTCATCATTGTGCTGCCGGACATCGCAGACCAGCAGTTGGAAGGGTTGCACCAGTCGGGCTTGCGGATGGTGATTGTGGACCACCGGCATGAACTCAAAAGCCTGCCTTCGGTGGATGCCGACAATTACCGGGGTGCCCGCCTGATGATGGACCACCTGCTGGACCTCGGGCACAGGCGGATCGGGTTCATTGCGGGTCGGCCTGACACGCGGGCCAGTCTGGAGCGCCTGAGGGGTTACAAAGAAAGCCTGCAACTGCGTGGCATCGAAATCGATGATCAACTGATCCATCCGGGCAACTTCCTGCAAGCCGAGGGGGTCAAAGGTGCGCAGGCGTTCATGCAACTGGACCAACCGCCCACTGCGATTTTTGCCTGCAACGACATGATGGCTCTGGGGGCCATGGACCTCGTGCGGGACATGGGCCTCAGGATCCCCGAGGACATCAGCATCGGGGGCTTCGATGACATTCCGATGTCGGCGCACTTCTATCCAGCCCTGACCACCATCCGGCAGCCCCTGTTTGACATGGGCAGTGCAGCCACACGCATGATCATCAACATGCTTTCGGACATCGAGAACCCCTCACACCAACTCGAACTCAAAACCGAACTGGTGGTGCGCAGTTCCACGGGTCCAGCTTCAAACTGAGCAGCAGGTTTTTTGAAATGGGTTCTGATCAAAAGACACCCCTTTGCAAACGTTGTCAAAAGTCTGACAGGGCCAAAAAGTTCTGAAATGAAAGCACCGACTGGCCCTTGAGCAGCCTGCCTGACCTTTTCACAAAAAAAAAGAAAAGAAAACAAACCGAAAACCTTTGAAACCTGCAGAGCAACAGCATCCCCTGATGCTCTGGTTTTCTCCCGTTCAGGGAGGGTTTTCTGTGGCTGCGTCTGGGATGGGCCGAGGCACCGGAAACCCTTCAAGCCAGAAATGTAAGCGTTTACTTTTTGATCCTCTAAGGGTTTTCCCTGAGAGTTTACAGCCCACAGCTTTCGAAAGAAAGAAACCTTCCAAAAATCAACTGGGCTTTAAAGTCCTCCAGAACACCCTCAAATGTAAATGTGTTACATGATTTTAGAGGGTCCGCCCCACCTGCGAAACTTTCCAGGGCCTCTCGAAACAAGAATTGAAAGTTGGTTTTTGATGTTCACAAGGCATCTTTTATCGGTAAAGCTATTGACAGCGTTTTCAAGTTCAGTTACATTGTGTTTCATCCTCAACCCCCATTCTGCTGGCCGCCTGCACCACGCCAGGAGAGGACGTTCATGACCCGAAATGTCACCATCAAAGACATCGCCCGAGAGGCCGGTGTCTCGATCAGCACGGTTTCCCGCATCCTGAACCACGCCCCTCTGGTCCGTGAAGAAAAACGCCAGAAGGTGCTTTCCGTCATCGAACAACTGGGTTACCAGCCCAATGCCAGTGCACAGAATCTGGTGCGGGGCACTTCCATGACCGTGGGGGTGCTGACCCAGGACATCGCCTCACCGTTCTACAGCGAAGTGGCACGGGGCATTGAAGCAGGATTCTCAGGCTCTGGTTACCAGCCGATCTTTGTGAATGGCCACTGGGAAGTTCAGGATGAAACCGCCGCCATATCCGCCCTCATTCGCCGTCAGATGGACGGAATCATCATTCTGGGAGGAAGATTACCGGAAACACAATTGCACGCCCTAAACGCGCGTTTCCCCATCATGATGGTGGGCCGCCACATCAGCGGCCTTGAAGAACACTGCCTGCACATCGATGACCTTGAAGGGGCTTACCTGGCCACCCGACACCTGCTGGACCTCGGACACCAGCGCATCGGGCACATCGCCGGGATCCTGACCCACACCGATGTTGTGCAGCGCTTCGCAGGCTACCGCATGGCCCTCTCTGAAGCCCGCATCCCCTTTGACCCCGAGCTGGTCTACGAAGGGGAATTCACCGAAAGTTCAGGCATTCTGGCCATTGAACGCTGGGTGTCCTCTGGCATCCATTTCAGTGCGATTTTCGCAGCCAACGACCAGATGGCCTACGGGGCCAGACTGGCCCTGTACCGGCGTGGAATCCGTGTCCCAGAGGATGTCTCTCTGGTGGGCTACGACGATTTGCCT is from Deinococcus misasensis DSM 22328 and encodes:
- a CDS encoding LacI family DNA-binding transcriptional regulator, with product MTRNVTIKDIAREAGVSISTVSRILNHAPLVREEKRQKVLSVIEQLGYQPNASAQNLVRGTSMTVGVLTQDIASPFYSEVARGIEAGFSGSGYQPIFVNGHWEVQDETAAISALIRRQMDGIIILGGRLPETQLHALNARFPIMMVGRHISGLEEHCLHIDDLEGAYLATRHLLDLGHQRIGHIAGILTHTDVVQRFAGYRMALSEARIPFDPELVYEGEFTESSGILAIERWVSSGIHFSAIFAANDQMAYGARLALYRRGIRVPEDVSLVGYDDLPASRFFLPPLTTVHQPLFEMGEKAAHCMLNQLRDQHDPMHPLQVRLSVRESTRYHHR
- a CDS encoding LacI family DNA-binding transcriptional regulator, with protein sequence MPNPSSITLEDIARVAGVSPMTVSRVLNGKSGVAAATRQKVMAAVQASGYVPNLNARALAGNQTRVLGMLVPDFSTQYISELARGAGHAANQAGYELVLYTHSHAQQKASTHVTLITRGLLDGLIIVLPDIADQQLEGLHQSGLRMVIVDHRHELKSLPSVDADNYRGARLMMDHLLDLGHRRIGFIAGRPDTRASLERLRGYKESLQLRGIEIDDQLIHPGNFLQAEGVKGAQAFMQLDQPPTAIFACNDMMALGAMDLVRDMGLRIPEDISIGGFDDIPMSAHFYPALTTIRQPLFDMGSAATRMIINMLSDIENPSHQLELKTELVVRSSTGPASN